A genomic segment from Vidua macroura isolate BioBank_ID:100142 chromosome Z, ASM2450914v1, whole genome shotgun sequence encodes:
- the PMAIP1 gene encoding phorbol-12-myristate-13-acetate-induced protein 1 — protein MMPGRTLRKTAPPAAPAGREAAVECALELTRIGDRWDLRQRLLNLLAKLFCPGTWAARGHGERNGGGPWLCGFGRRGSTDIRR, from the exons ATGATGCCTGGCCGGACCCTGCGCAAAACCGCGCCGCCAGCCGCTCCTGCAG GGCGCGAGGCGGCGGTGGAGTGCGCCCTGGAGCTGACCCGCATCGGCGACAGGTGGGACCTGCGGCAGAGGCTCCTGAACCTGCTCGCCAAGCTGTTCTGCCCCGGAACATGGGCTGCCCGCGGACACGGCGAGCGGAACGGAGGAGGACCTTGGCTTTGTGGGTTTGGAAGAAGAGGCTCCACAGACATTAGGAGATGA